Proteins encoded in a region of the Drosophila busckii strain San Diego stock center, stock number 13000-0081.31 chromosome 2L, ASM1175060v1, whole genome shotgun sequence genome:
- the LOC108608053 gene encoding uncharacterized protein LOC108608053, with the protein MNLLCIFLLLVGQSLATAELIGEPPVLLFGAKLVATKTSIFKSLSMAEFADIMLPLLEKHMIVAYIAPQLSIKDLSSVQQQRFSFMSGLQPRTFLPRVQQPLDALQQITLEQPKYKLEWHQQMGDEVLQLPCQEGQLHAIILTNNNLQEHDQLMGTMTRYLESCSILLQLYTAQEENIRMLQRRLERVKFEMGKELYKLSRQEPETNATGTTNTTDNAENPEKPAVNDTDTATNNATGTTNSTGTTNSTDTTNSTGTTNSTGTTNSTDTTNSTGTTNATGTTNAPDNAGKPQKPAASAPDTAKKRTTTLKVLRHMKAILAVSKIVYAKESKTGSSVHYTRETIELGSDTKSLTMQFADKSTVDKGFVITINTTSGPLAIEVMPVLDNWRISRIEYKNTTMTPSQHLEFGKMFSFCCHAITVYSDDGARLSLYMFHLDVLSEPTKSGLDTTYKTHPCWLCETYMTGAAVEAIIICLLLSTILITGVTMLFNIGRNERMERSDAPDINTKIAEKR; encoded by the exons atgaatttgttgtgtatttttttgctgctagtTGGCCAGAGCTTGGCCACAGCTGAGCTGATTGGCGAACCGCCTGTGCTGCTCTTTGGCGCTAAACT TGTAGCAACAAAGACGAGCATTTTCAAAAGTTTAAGCATGGCTGAGTTTGCAGACATAATGCTGCCACTGCTAGAGAAGCACATGATTGTTGCATATATAGCGCCACAG TTGTCTATTAAAGACTTAAGCagcgtgcagcagcaacgctttAGCTTTATGAGCGGCTTGCAGCCGCGCACTTTTTTGCCTAGAGTGCAGCAGCCGCTGGATGCACTGCAGCAGATTACACTGGAGCAGCCAAAATACAAGCTGGAATGGCATCAGCAAATGGGCGATgaggtgctgcagctgccatgTCAAGAGGGACAACTACATGCAATCATCTTAACCAACAACAATCTGCAAGAACATG ATCAATTGATGGGCACAATGACGCGCTATTTGGAGTCCTGTTCAATACTGCTGCAGCTATATACAGCGCAGGAAGAGAATATACGCATGTTGCAAAGACGACTGGAGCgtgttaaatttgaaatggGCAAAGAGCTGTACAAGCTATCCAGGCAGGAGCCTGAAACTAATGCCACGGGCACAACTAATACCACGGACAATGCAGAAAACCCGGAAAAGCCAGCGGTAAATGATACAGACACAGCCACAAATAATGCCACGGGCACAACTAATTCCACGGGCACAACTAATTCTACGGACACAACTAATTCCACGGGCACAACTAATTCCACGGGCACAACTAATTCCACGGACACAACTAATTCCACGGGCACAACTAATGCCACGGGCACAACTAATGCCCCGGACAATGCAGGAAAACCGCAAAAGCCAGCGGCAAGTGCTCCAGACACAGCCAAAAAACGCACCACAACGCTCAAAGTGCTGCGGCATATGAAAGCCATTCTGGCAGTAtcgaaaattgtttatgccaAGGAGAGCAAGACGGGATCCTCTGTGCACTATACACGTGAAACAATTGAACTGGGCAGCGACACGAAATCACTGACAATGCAATTTGCTGATAAATCGACTGTGGACAAGGGATttgtaataacaattaataccACATCGGGCCCACTTGCTATTGAGGTAATGCCAGTTCTGGACAATTGGCGCATCTCACGCattgaatacaaaaatacGACAATGACGCCCAGCCAGCATTTGGAGTTTGGCAAGATGTTTAGCTTCTGCTGTCATGCCATAACCGTTTACTCCGACGATGGCGCACGTCTCTCGCTCTACATGTTTCACTTGGATGTGTTGTCTGAGC caacaaagtcTGGTCTTGACACTACTTATAAAACACATCCCTGCTGGTTATGCGAGACATACATGACGGGTGCCGCTGTTGAAGCCATAATCATTTGCCTATTACTCTCAACTATATTGATCACTGGCGTCACCATGTTATTCAACATAGGACGCAATGAGCGCATGGAGCGATCGGATGCGCCcgatataaatacaaaaatcgCTGAGAAGCGCTAA
- the LOC108608328 gene encoding eukaryotic peptide chain release factor GTP-binding subunit ERF3A isoform X2 encodes MLRKGGGGGGGTRYIYSKKLHSKKKTDPADSWDVEEDAVITPEDEEVDNDEFNEGEATPKVSKKKVVKVEENRSKREHVNVVFIGHVDAGKSTIGGQIMSLTGMVDKRTLEKYEREAREKSRESWYLSWALDTNQEERDKGKTVEVGRAYFETDRKHFTILDAPGHKSFVPNMIGGAAQADLAVLVISARKGEFETGFDRGGQTREHAMLAKTAGVKHLVVLVNKMDDPTVNWDQTRYNECKDKILPYLKKLGFNPAKDLTFMPCSGLSGLGLKDQVPEELCTWYRGPAFIPFIDELPSLNRKTDGPFIMPIVDKYKDMGTVVMGKVESGVARKGQNLLVMPNRTQVAVDQLFSDDYEVTSVGPGENVKIKLKGIEEEDVSPGFVLCDATNPIKTGKVFDAQVVILEHKSIICAGYSAVMHIHCAAEEVTVKALICLVDKKTGEKSKTRPRFVKQDQVAIMRIECYGMICLEQFKLFPQMGRFTLRDENKTIAIGKVLKVIE; translated from the exons ATGTTGCGAAagggtggtggcggcggcggcggcacacGCTACATTTACTCGAAGAAATTACACTCAAAGAAAA aaacCGATCCTGCTGATAGCTGGGATGTGGAAGAAGATGCAGTTATAACGCCAGAAGATGAGGAAGTCGATAATGATGAATTCAATGAAGGCGAAGCCACGCCAAAGGTCTCAAAGAAAAAGGTCGTCAAGGTGGAGGAGAACAGAAGCAAGCGTGAGCATGTGAATGTTGTGTTCATCGGTCATGTTG atgCTGGCAAATCAACAATCGGTGGGCAGATCATGTCCCTCACAGGCATGGTGGACAAGCGCACGCTGGAGAAATATGAACGTGAGGCACGTGAGAAATCCCGCGAAAGTTGGTATCTCTCGTGGGCGCTGGATACAAATCAGGAAGAACGTGACAAGGGTAAAACCGTCGAGGTGGGCCGCGCCTACTTTGAAACAGATCGCAAGCATTTCACCATTTTGGATGCGCCGGGACACAAGAGTTTTGTGCCCAACATGATTGGCGGTGCAGCGCAGGCAGATTTGGCGGTGCTCGTGATTTCAGCGCGAAAAGGTGAATTCGAAACGGGCTTCGATAGAGGCGGACAGACGCGTGAGCATGCTATGTTGGCCAAGACTGCGGGCGTTAAGCATTTGGTCGTGCTGGTTAACAAAATGGATGACCCCACAGTGAATTGGGATCAAACGCGTTACAACGAATGTAAAGACAAGATACTACCATACCTCAAGAAGCTGGGCTTCAATCCAGCCAAGGATCTTACCTTTATGCCTTGCTCGGGCCTCAGCGGCCTGGGCCTCAAGGATCAAGTGCCCGAGGAGCTGTGCACCTGGTACAGAGGGCCTGCCTTTATACCATTTATCGATGAGCTGCCCTCGCTTAATCGCAAAACCGATGGACCCTTCATTATGCCAATTGTGGACAAATATAAGGATATGGGTACTGTCGTTATGGGCAAAGTGGAGTCAGGCGTTGCGCGCAAGGGACAGAATCTGCTCGTCATGCCAAATAGA ACGCAAGTGGCCGTTGATCAACTGTTTTCAGATGACTACGAGGTTACTTCTGTCGGTCCCGGCGAGAATGTCAAGATCAAGCTGAAA GGCATTGAGGAAGAAGATGTTTCACCCGGCTTTGTGCTTTGCGATGCCACCAATCCAATTAAAACAGGCAAAGTGTTCGATGCTCAGGTCGTTATATTAgaacataaatcaattatcTGTGCGGGCTACTCAGCAGTGATGCACATACACTGCGCAGCCGAGGAAGTAACGGTGAAG GCACTCATTTGTTTGGTCGACAAAAAGACCGGTGAGAAATCAAAAACACGTCCAAGATTTGTGAAACAGGATCAGGTCGCCATTATGCGTATTGAATGCTACGGAATGATTTGCCTTGAACAATTTAAACTGTTCCCACAAATGGGTCGCTTTACGCTGCGAGATGAAA ataaaaccattgccattggcaaGGTACTGAAGGTGATCGAATAA
- the LOC108608328 gene encoding eukaryotic peptide chain release factor GTP-binding subunit ERF3A isoform X1: MAQDNSDLGTKFSTLNVNAVEFVPSFGNYTSGPTVAAVASIPTPAQQQAVDNAVAPGGSNPVSGSATPATTPDSTGSAGSTNALNAAAVVAATAATVAPSSAAASNSASPAQGSPVTTPSTAAAAPIENISAGDKTTANNETDPADSWDVEEDAVITPEDEEVDNDEFNEGEATPKVSKKKVVKVEENRSKREHVNVVFIGHVDAGKSTIGGQIMSLTGMVDKRTLEKYEREAREKSRESWYLSWALDTNQEERDKGKTVEVGRAYFETDRKHFTILDAPGHKSFVPNMIGGAAQADLAVLVISARKGEFETGFDRGGQTREHAMLAKTAGVKHLVVLVNKMDDPTVNWDQTRYNECKDKILPYLKKLGFNPAKDLTFMPCSGLSGLGLKDQVPEELCTWYRGPAFIPFIDELPSLNRKTDGPFIMPIVDKYKDMGTVVMGKVESGVARKGQNLLVMPNRTQVAVDQLFSDDYEVTSVGPGENVKIKLKGIEEEDVSPGFVLCDATNPIKTGKVFDAQVVILEHKSIICAGYSAVMHIHCAAEEVTVKALICLVDKKTGEKSKTRPRFVKQDQVAIMRIECYGMICLEQFKLFPQMGRFTLRDENKTIAIGKVLKVIE, from the exons atggcgcAGGATAATTCGGATTTAGGAACAAAATTCTCAACACTCAACGTAAATGCAGTGGAATTCGTGCCTAGCTTTGGTAATTACACCAGCGGTCCCACCGTAGCGGCTGTTGCGTCGATACCAACGCCAGCACAACAACAGGCCGTTGACAACGCTGTTGCACCGGGCGGATCGAATCCGGTATCAGGTAGTGCCACACCTGCCACAACACCAGATTCAACGGGCAGTGCCGGCTCAACAAATGCATTgaatgctgcagctgttgttgctgctactgctgccacAGTGGCGCCATCATCGGCGGCTGCATCAAACTCAGCATCACCGGCGCAAGGATCGCCGGTTACCACGCCTTctactgcagcagcggcacccATTGAGAACATCAGTGCGGGGGACAAAACTACGGCCAACAATg aaacCGATCCTGCTGATAGCTGGGATGTGGAAGAAGATGCAGTTATAACGCCAGAAGATGAGGAAGTCGATAATGATGAATTCAATGAAGGCGAAGCCACGCCAAAGGTCTCAAAGAAAAAGGTCGTCAAGGTGGAGGAGAACAGAAGCAAGCGTGAGCATGTGAATGTTGTGTTCATCGGTCATGTTG atgCTGGCAAATCAACAATCGGTGGGCAGATCATGTCCCTCACAGGCATGGTGGACAAGCGCACGCTGGAGAAATATGAACGTGAGGCACGTGAGAAATCCCGCGAAAGTTGGTATCTCTCGTGGGCGCTGGATACAAATCAGGAAGAACGTGACAAGGGTAAAACCGTCGAGGTGGGCCGCGCCTACTTTGAAACAGATCGCAAGCATTTCACCATTTTGGATGCGCCGGGACACAAGAGTTTTGTGCCCAACATGATTGGCGGTGCAGCGCAGGCAGATTTGGCGGTGCTCGTGATTTCAGCGCGAAAAGGTGAATTCGAAACGGGCTTCGATAGAGGCGGACAGACGCGTGAGCATGCTATGTTGGCCAAGACTGCGGGCGTTAAGCATTTGGTCGTGCTGGTTAACAAAATGGATGACCCCACAGTGAATTGGGATCAAACGCGTTACAACGAATGTAAAGACAAGATACTACCATACCTCAAGAAGCTGGGCTTCAATCCAGCCAAGGATCTTACCTTTATGCCTTGCTCGGGCCTCAGCGGCCTGGGCCTCAAGGATCAAGTGCCCGAGGAGCTGTGCACCTGGTACAGAGGGCCTGCCTTTATACCATTTATCGATGAGCTGCCCTCGCTTAATCGCAAAACCGATGGACCCTTCATTATGCCAATTGTGGACAAATATAAGGATATGGGTACTGTCGTTATGGGCAAAGTGGAGTCAGGCGTTGCGCGCAAGGGACAGAATCTGCTCGTCATGCCAAATAGA ACGCAAGTGGCCGTTGATCAACTGTTTTCAGATGACTACGAGGTTACTTCTGTCGGTCCCGGCGAGAATGTCAAGATCAAGCTGAAA GGCATTGAGGAAGAAGATGTTTCACCCGGCTTTGTGCTTTGCGATGCCACCAATCCAATTAAAACAGGCAAAGTGTTCGATGCTCAGGTCGTTATATTAgaacataaatcaattatcTGTGCGGGCTACTCAGCAGTGATGCACATACACTGCGCAGCCGAGGAAGTAACGGTGAAG GCACTCATTTGTTTGGTCGACAAAAAGACCGGTGAGAAATCAAAAACACGTCCAAGATTTGTGAAACAGGATCAGGTCGCCATTATGCGTATTGAATGCTACGGAATGATTTGCCTTGAACAATTTAAACTGTTCCCACAAATGGGTCGCTTTACGCTGCGAGATGAAA ataaaaccattgccattggcaaGGTACTGAAGGTGATCGAATAA
- the LOC108608052 gene encoding solute carrier organic anion transporter family member 74D — MADVQQRKPPLGHYKCGMAWWHPAWLQKYATTKSFMYVYGLLGTIQAMSYMYFIVTLTTLEKRFKIPSQTTGIVLSGNEISQILLSLILSYIGGQRNRPRWIAWGIVLCGLSCYILILPHFIYGAGDEVLQLTKEYQSNVANSTLVGSLTPANVSKPEQLCGVGKPNNNCDSLFTYVPLVLIFISQFVLGVGNTLYYSLGQTYLDDNTKKMNTPLMLAIAMALRMIGPVFGFLFGYISLNTFIDPTKTPLIDDKDPRWLGAWWLGWLILGTLMCLFSGLIGLFPKQLPKAQDNSSKHNSHLPQVLRHEELKRDEAGFSLSSRSASNAALDNIGAGANAELPQLKDFPRALMRLLRNKLLIFNIVSAVFYILGASGFMTFLTKYMEVQFHKSAQSATVVVGPVSILGMVVGLIGSGLVLSKKKPAVSNVLLWNVLVGFIYIFGQISYAFLYCPDPITMTRL; from the exons ATGGCAGACGTTCAGCAAAGAAAACCGCCGCTGGGTCATTACAAATGCGGCATGGCCTGGTGGCATCCGGCGTGGCTACAAAAATACGCCACCACCAAATCATTTATGTACGTCTACGGCTTGCTGGGCACCATCCAAGCCATGTCCTATATGTATTTCATAGTTACGCTAACCACACTAGAGAAGCGATTTAAAATACCCAGCCAAACAACAG GCATTGTCCTTAGTGGCAATGAAATATCACAGATACTGCTGTCGCTCATACTCTCCTATATAGGCGGGCAGCGTAATCGACCACGCTGGATAGCCTGGGGCATTGTGCTGTGCGGCTTATCCTGTTATATATTGATTCTACCACATTTCATCTACGGAGCGGGCGATGAGGTGCTGCAGCTAACAAAGGAATATCAGAGTAATGTGGCTAATAGCACATTGGTGGGCAGTCTAACGCCAGCG aaTGTTAGCAAACCGGAGCAGCTATGCGGCGTGGGCAAGCCAAATAATAATTGCGACAGTTTGTTTACCTATGTGCCATTGGTGCTGATATTTATCTCCCAGTTTGTGCTGGGCGTAGGCAATACGTTGTACTATTCGCTGGGACAGACTTATTTGGATGACAATACCAAGAAGATGAATACGCCACTTATGCTGGCCATAGCCATGGCACTGCGCATGATTGGACCAGTGTTTGGTTTTCTCTTCG GTTACATTTCGCTGAATACCTTTATTGATCCGACTAAGACGCCGCTCATAGACGATAAGGATCCGCGTTGGCTGGGCGCTTGGTGGTTGGGCTGGCTTATCCTGGGCACACTGATGTGTCTGTTCTCCGGTCTGATTGGTCTGTTTCCCAAGCAGCTGCCCAAGGCGcaggacaacagcagcaagcacaattCACATTTGCCACAAGTGCTGCGCCATGAGGAGCTCAAGCGTGACGAGGCTGGCTTTTCGCTCAGCAGTCGCTCAGCTTCAAATGCAGCGCTGGATAACATTGGCGCTGGCGCTAATGCTGAGCTGCCTCAGCTAAAGGACTTTCCACGCGCTCTCATGCGCCTGCTGCGCAACAAGTTGCTCATCTTTAATATTGTGTCTGCTGTGTTTTATATTCTGGGCGCCTCGGGCTTTATGACCTTTCTCACTAAATACATGGAGGTGCAGTTTCATAAATCAGCGCAGAGTGCCACTGTTGTCGTCGGTCCAGTGTCCATATTGGGCATGGTGGTGGGCTTGATTGGTTCTGGTTTGGTTTTGTCCAAGAAGAAGCCGGCGGTGAGCAACGTGCTGCTGTGGAATGTTCTCGTGggctttatatacatatttggaCAGATTAGCTATGCGTTTTTGTATTGTCCTGATCCCATTACCATGACGCGACTATAG